In the Dyella humicola genome, GTTTCGTTGTTCTTAGCCATTGCCCAGCACCTCTTCCAGGGTCTTGCCGCGCTTGGCAGCGATCTGCTTCGGCGAGGCAACGGCCTGCAGGCCCTTGATGGTGGCGCGCACCAGGTTGATCGGGTTGCGCGAACCAACGGCCTTGGCCAGCACGTTCTTCACACCAACCACTTCCAGCACAGCGCGCATGGCGCCACCGGCGATCACGCCAGTACCCTCGGAAGCCGGCTGCATGAACACGCGGGCTGCGCCATGGTTGGCCTTGATGGCGTACCACAGGGTGCCGTTGTTGAGATCGATGTTCACCATGTTGCGACGGGCGCGCTCCATGGCCTTGGAGATGGCGACCGGCACTTCACGCGCCTTGCCATAACCGAAGCCGACTTTGCCCTCGCCGTCGCCGACCACGGTCAGCGCGGTGAAGCTCATTTGGCGGCCACCCTTAACGGTCTTGGCCACGCGGTTGACGGCAATCAGCTTTTCGAGCAGGCCGTCTGAATTTTCGCGATCGGTAGAAGACATGTTCTTTTCCGTGTGCCCGGCGAACCGGGACTTTGCTTGCGGCTGAGCCGCTTGGAGTTGTAGGTACTTCAGGTGGAATCAAGTGCCAGCGGTGGCCGGCACCCGATTCCGACCGGCTTAGAACTTCAAGCCGGCTTCGCGCGCCGCATCGGCCAGAGCCTTGATGCGACCGTGGTAACGGAAGCCCGAGCGATCAAACGCCACGGCTTCAATACCAGCAGCCAGTGCACGCTCAGCCACTGCCTTGCCGACGGCCACAGCCGCCTCAAGATTCTTGGTGCCCTTCAAGCCTTCAGCGACCGACTTCTGCACCGTGGAGGCAGCAGCCACCACGTTCTTGCCGGACGCGTCGAACACCTGCGCGTACAGGTGCTGACCGGTGCGATGCACCGACAGACGAGCAACGGCGAGCGTGCGGATGTGCGAGCGGGTCGACTTGGCGCGACGCAGGCGGGATTCGTTCTTGTTCATCGTCATATTCCTCGAAAGCGGATCGACTAATTGTCAGTAGCAAGCAGCTCTTTGTTGAAAGTGCGGCCAGAGATGGCCGCCTCCACACGCAGGGACAGCGTACTAACTCACTTAAGCCTTCTTGGCTTCCTTCAG is a window encoding:
- the rpsE gene encoding 30S ribosomal protein S5, with product MSSTDRENSDGLLEKLIAVNRVAKTVKGGRQMSFTALTVVGDGEGKVGFGYGKAREVPVAISKAMERARRNMVNIDLNNGTLWYAIKANHGAARVFMQPASEGTGVIAGGAMRAVLEVVGVKNVLAKAVGSRNPINLVRATIKGLQAVASPKQIAAKRGKTLEEVLGNG
- the rplR gene encoding 50S ribosomal protein L18, with the translated sequence MTMNKNESRLRRAKSTRSHIRTLAVARLSVHRTGQHLYAQVFDASGKNVVAAASTVQKSVAEGLKGTKNLEAAVAVGKAVAERALAAGIEAVAFDRSGFRYHGRIKALADAAREAGLKF